tttgtgtcaCACGTTCCACACACCTTGCACTTTCTCGGCGATGCTAGGTggctacatgttagcattagtGGTTTCTTAAGAGAAACATTTCAGGCCTTTAGCCTGGTTCTTCTTCGATCTGTTGACGATCGTGCTGCAGCAGGGTCGCTGCAGCACGAGACAGTTGGTTTGGACTCGAGTGCTGCAGGCTCACAGCTGCTCTCTGCTGCCACCTGGTGCATAATGATGCAACACTTTGTTCCCCATAATGATATAGCGACAAGAATGATTTGTAGACGTTGCAGGTTCTGcgtgtgtttatttaaaaataagccACCACATGGAATTAATGTTATGAAAAAAGGATAATAGATGCATATATTTTCAGGTCAATTGAATATATGAAGGAGGGAGAATAAAAAAAGtccttgtgtttttatttttatttgatattgaaaaatatgtgttttactttgttactgtgtattaatataaaatgaatgTAGGGGGTGaaatataaattacaaaaataaattatttaaataaacattgaataacaatcatttattattcaaaatatttttctttgtagTTACCTCGttaaaaaggcagaaaaaaaatggatttctgAAAATTAATCAACTATGGTATTGTCTGGTAAAATTGATTAGAAtactataataatattttatttcaaatagaaTATGTAGCCCTGCTACTGCTTtacaaaatataacaattttgATTTagttgtaaacaaaacaaatatatataaaaggcATTTTATTAGAATACTAATGATTTGCTAATTTGAGgttaatttttcaaaatatcaaTTATAGCTTTGGGATAATCTGCTACAAAATAGATAAAcgttgatttttttgtaaacaaattaaaatatgaattggataattataaataataaacacatactAAGGCAGTGAtgcccaaccagtgtgccggggcacattagtgtgccgtgggaaattacaCAATTTTACggaaattgctcaaaaaattcttcatttacaagaaataatgtatctttgttcgtctgtttatgccagtgaggcatagtgacagacagaacaaacaaatgctcttctattagatggcaggaattacatacagtaattattgtatccacttttttggacatttttgtttgttgatgtgccgtgagattttacAATAGTAAAATATgcgccttggctccataaaggttggaaatcactgtacTGAGGTATAGTCATCCCTACTATGTCGAATATGATCTTATTAGTTTTGTTCATATTACTGGAATATCACCATTGTCCAATGAAAACTCCAATATTTCCATCTGGAAGaacaaatatatgtatttatatttactactttaacaattttattttcattttttaacagtggagaaaaaaaaaaaaggtgatcaagcTGTTGTTTTGTGCGTAGCTGGCGCCTGTCCGATGTCCTCTCCTGCCCTGGTGTGATGCGTCATGGCGCCGCTGCTGACTGGCGTGTGGTGGGGGCCGGAGGCCGCCGTGGTCGGGGCGGGGGGCCGGGCGGCGGCCTGGCTGTGCGGCGCGCATCTGGTCCCGGTGGTCGCCCTCAGCGCCCTGGCCGCCCTGGTGCTGGTGTCTGTTTTACTGCTGCTGTGCACAAGCTGCCGTGGGTAAGTGCCTGAGCGCAACGCATGATGGGAGATGTAGTCATAACAGTCACCTGCTACCTTCTGATGAATTCATATTCAAAGATTGGGCACATTAGCTACACATACACCATCTATTGACACCCAGTATGACAATTCTGAtaaaaatgctcagttttgtCCTCTGTCCTCGCAGACAGAAGAAAGCAGCCACTGGGCATCCAGCAGGAGACCGGGTGGACCTCATGGATGcggtgtgtatacacacacacgcacgtggtcatttatttaatttatctttcATTCAATTACATTATTCTTTAAGTTCTTACATTATTCAATTATCTTTTAAAATACGTTAAAAGTGTTGTAAATAAGTAAAAATTGCAGTATGAATacataatttttggggggttattGAGTTCAAttattgtgaaaagaaaataaataatcatatgATTACtaaaggtgcaacaattaatcgattaatgacaattaatcgattgtcaaattaatcaacagGTATTTTGGCAATCGATTAATCTTTTAGGGACATTGTTTTACttacaattgtccaaatccttgatttctgtagtcctccataaaagcagactgattatctttgtgttaaataaaaattgctttGGGAAACAATTAAcaacatttttgccgattttctgacaGTTTACGGACCAATTTaggtttgtgcattttctgcactgtcagttTGAAATATTATTAATTCCATAAGTATTATACAATagtagaatgtaaataattgaatatgtagtactttacttatttttgtataataacTTGAATTGTAGAAATTTACAGTTGTGCCGATAAGAATTTGTGAAGTGGGTAGGTAccattctttcaagaaaacgttatataaaaaaaatggtgctcTCCCATCAGTCATAAGTTATATTTCTCAAAAGATTTCCAATATTTGACCAATTCtgtcagggtatgtaaacttgtgAGCACAACTGCATAGTAACATTATATTGAAATACACACTTATACTCATCACTTGACATGGACAGTTACCTACTTCATAATTAATTGTTTGAATCACCAAAAAGAAGCCATTCATGTGTGGCTGGCGTTAAAAGATGACATCATCGAGCGTGGAGCTGCTATGACTGTTTGCGTCCACTGAGTGTCGCTATTGACCCAGGCTGTCTGTGCATCTGTCCCTCTGTAGAAGGTAAACAacaaggagcaaaaaaaaaaaaaaaaaaaaaacccccaaaaaaaagaccgTCGTCCTCCTGTGAACTCCTTATGAGTCACGTGGGTGCGTTTCTCgctgatgaagaggaggaggacgtgttgtttttattcctttttaaCTCTACAGAGGCTGACGCGTCTCATCTGTTTGGTTAGAGACTCCGCCGCGGAAAACAAGAGCCTTCATGTCACTGCCCTTGAGCTTCAgggttgttgattttgtcctCCGCAGACTCGTGTGTTCCCGTCAGCCACTTTTGCAAAATTGCCGCATCGCAGCCGCAACGGCACAGATGACCTGGCAGTTATCCTTCCGGCTttaccttttacacagaacctaGCAGAGTAAAATCTAAGGAACGTTAATGTCCATATTGGCGATTGTTGCTAAGCTACCGAAGAGGTAGTAGCCTGGTGGCTTTTTCCGCTGGCTTGGACGTTATTGTTAAAAATgcaggcgacacggtggacgactggttagagcctctgcctcacagttctgaggaccggtgttcaaatcccggccccgcctgtgtggagtttgcatgttttccccgtgcctgggtgggttttctccgggaactccggtttcctcccgcatcccaaaaacatgcatggtaggtttattgaagactctcaattgcctgtaggtgtttatatgtgccctgcgattggctggcgaccagttcagggtgtagcccgcctcctgcccgaagatagccgggattggctccagcacggctcagaaaatgaatggatggatggatgttaaaaatgttaaaatcacACACTTCTACACTTGCAACCAACGTGGTTTTTTTCAAGGTAGTGGAGAGCTTCGTCCATTGACGTGCCTTCGTGaccctctttttttgtttttgtttgttttccgaaatcgtttaaatatgactgacacTTAAGGTAAAGATGTCCGTGTCCTTTTCAGACATCGGATAAAGAGACCATCAGCCAATCGGCCGACAGTCCGGTGACGGACGTTTGCGTCAGCGGCTCTCGCAACGGACCTTTTACCAGCGGTACAAGTACGTCACATCGCCTCGTTCTAAACCAATCGGGAAGCTCGTAGCTGACTGTGTTGTGCGTTTGTGAAGTCCTCACAGACACACAAGCCAGCAGCCCTCAGCCGTCAGAGGAGATGGCttccagccaatcggagaacaGGTCCTCCAAGTGTCCGCGGGGCCGCGAGCTGCCCAGCATCCCGCCCAGCAGCTCCCTGGTCAGGGACGCCGTCCCCCCGACCTCGGGGGACAGCACCTATGAGGTCACTGCACACGACCACAAATGCATACACTTTACCGATACATAGGCTATATGTTCTATTATtcattataaaatatttaacaaatacaatatttttttctaatctctaaaaatatatacagtacatatatatcTAGTATAAtttttgtaattacattttttttgtataatattttaaAGTGTTGGGAGACTGCACCAATAGGTCAGTGATGACAAATCgttatacatataaataaataaataacattttcaatataCACAAACTTTTgagtcttttttaaatttttgtttattattttcatttatgcttgtatgttaatttttttttttaatatgttaaaatatttaagatattattattattattatattattatttgaaagatatttcaaaatattctttttaaatacaaaaaacaaagtgttgATCACATTTCTGGCAAAATGGTCATCAGTAACATTTTACCACCATTTTTCCTTTGGATCCAGGTTGTGAAAGACATGTCGACAGCGTCTCGAGACGTCAGCGTGGAGGACTCGCTCTACGAGACAGTCAAGGATCTCAAAGACCCCCCGAAGAAGCTGCGCCTCCCCAACGGTACCGCCAGCCTGTCTCCCAAGCAcgccccccctcctcctccgcccCTCGTCAACGGCCACGCGGGCGTTCCCGCGGGCAGCCCCGGGACGCCCGAGTACGCCTCGGTGGACCGCAACAAGAAGAGCCGCTTCAGCGCGGACCTGGAGGCCAAGCGGCGTTCCGAAGTCGGCGGAGTTCCGTCTCCCGGGGCCAAGGAAGAACCTGAGGATATGCCGCCGCCGCTACCGGAGAAGGTTCTGGATGAAAACGACAACCAGCCCATGCTGATGAACGGGCACGCCGGGCCGGAGCTGCACAACGGGAAGGTGGGTCGGCGTCGGCCGTTAGCACTTTACAAGGTGACAACGTGTCGGTGCCGTGTTTTACGGCCCCGCTGCGCCCACGTGGCCGTAAAACTCAGAAAGTCAGCAGTTGAAATTCAAATAAAGCTCCTGCCAGATGCTTCCTGTTCACCGCCGTTCCCTTTTCCCTCCTCCACGAGCCTCCTTTCACAGCTACTTGTCCAAATACGGTTCCTTACCCAATTAATGATGTTACTAAATATGGTTCCCTGAGTAACCAGATATGGTTCCTTGCCCAATAAATGGCTGAGTTACTCATGTGGTTTCTGATTGCTATGTCACCACGTACGGTTCCCACTTAACGCACGCACGTTGTCATTTAAACGACCGGTTTGCTCATGCAGCTCTTtgttcaggtgtacctaatattgagGACCCTCGACTTGTCCACTCGTCCAGTCAGCAGAAATTTTGGCtcttcctccccacccccccatgcaaacacgtacacgcacacacacacgtagataGTGTACGTAAATGTATGTTTGCATATATTGTGCATGTAGACCCCCTGGGGGCTAATTGAAGATTAACCCTGAGTGGTTTCGGCTCCCCGCAGTTTACACTCGTATACGACCAGGACGTGATTtgtcttgtgtgtgcgtgtctgtgtgtgtgtgtgtgtgtgtgtgtgtgtggagagagCCACCTGCTATTGGGCCTCGTGACAGTTATTCCGGTGCCATGATGGATGATGGCGCGTCCTCGGCTTACGTGCCGGCATGGCCGCGCTGTATGTAAATGTCCTCAGGCGGCGTTACAGTAAAAGCACGCACGTTCGCACAGTCGCTATCGAACATAAACAAACGGCGCAACTGGTCGCCCAGCGTCTGTACGAGACGCAAACCTCGCCCACGGGCCTTTAGGAAGTGAGTTGGACCCACCTGACGGGCTCCCGGGACCTCCAACCGTCACGGTCCCTGCCTCCAATACACAACAAGGCGTGTTATGCTGATACTGGCTTTATTGTTATGCTATGCTACGagcaaaacaggaagtggagataATGAGTCTCAGCGTTGTGGTCATCAGGACTGACACCTGATGACTTGTCCCGGCAGCTAAATTGAATCGGATTAGTGTTATTCACACCTCTATGTGTCTCCTAAATACATATAAGAAACATGCCATAATCCTAGACCATAATCtatgtacacacatacatacgcaTGCCTTATCATGCTAGTTTGCCAAATAGGGTTCCGTTGCCAAATACGGTTCCCTGACCCATCTGCAATAAAGAGCAAAGTGTCCAAATATAATTCCTTGCCCAACGTAGCGCTAAGTTGCCAAAAATGGTTCAATGTCCGCTTGTTACAGAcaccaaatatgtttttttgccCAATATAGAGCTAAATTGCCCAATGTGATTCCACGTCCGCTGAATAGTTATggaccaaatatggttccttgacGGGTTAAGACTTCCCAAATGTGGTTCTTTAACCACTTAAGTTTGATGTTACCAAACATGGTTCCTTGTCCCCATGTTTCTAAGTACGATTATTTGTCCGCTAACTGGATATTCATCTCTAGCAGTTACCTCCCATGCTAGCTGATAAATTCTACCAAATACGTTTCCTTGTCTGCTAACTGGCTATGTTACCATATATGCCTGCTAAATGGTATGGGTGATTGTTTTTATGGTTGATTAGAAGAGCAAAACATTTGATAATGGCACTTGCACCTCAGGGGTACAGGGCGTGGCGGATCGGGTCCCCCTGCCTAATTGACAGGCCAATTAAAGCCAAATGGAAAAGCCTTTAGGATTGTATGCCAGATCCATAAAAGTAATCGTGTCCATAAGCGTATTGATTAATACTCTGCCTGAAGATGCAGTGATGGATGACCACCAGCTCTCATGTCGTCTTTCCTAAAACGGCGATTAACCGTGCCGACGTCCATCATCACATCCTGATCCGCCGTTTCCATCACTCATCCGAACTTTGATGGAAGAAAGTATAGGAACTAGTCGGTAAATTAGCGATTTCCGCCTGACGGAGTGGGTTCCTGAGAGACTTTGTAGcctgaggattgttctaaacgTGCGCTTTGCGCTCCTTTCACATAGCTTCACTCCCCGCCGTCTCCGGAGAGCCCCAACGAGGTCCTGTCAGAAAACGCTCCCTGATTCCCCAAACACAAGCTGTTCTCACTTTTCCCCAGACGGAAGCACTTTGCTCAAGGCGAGCACCAAACAATGAAAGATGACAAAAGATCAGATAGTACGCTCCGAGGCAGGGGAACCCACCAGGGGTCCGCCGGATCCGCCCGTCTTTTGTTTAGGCGTTTTGCACATTTTAACCGGGTTAAActttatggaaaaaaagtattgagttACACTTCTTGGTGGAGACTAACTGGCTAAGTCACCAATATAATGTATGGTTCCTCACCCGCTAACTTGCGTGGTTGGCAAATAGGGTTGATAAATGGCTAAGTCACAAAATATGGTTTCTCAGCAGCTAATCAGCTTTGTCACCAATATGGTTCACTACTTGCTAACCAGCTAGGTCATGAAATATGGTTCCTCACCTGCAAACTctaccaaatatggttcttcACCTGCTAAGTTGCCAAATAAGGTTCCTCACCAGCTAAAAAACTGAgtcaccaaatatggttcctcaCCTGCTAACGGCCAAGCTTTGTGTTCCAGACTTGCGAGTACTCCTCTGTGGACAGAACAACCACGGGGGACGGCAGCGTGACCTGTGAGGACAAGGAGCACGACTACAGCAGCATTGCCGAGCTCAAAGGTCTGATCCCGGCCGGGTCTTCTGGGGACCTGTACGCCAGCGTGAGGGACGTCTACGCCCAGCCGGCGGGGGATGGCGCCGACCCGGGCTACGAGAGCATCCGGATCCCAAAGACTGGCGGCAGCTCGAACGAGGAGCGCAAGGAGGGGATCGGGGCGGACGGTTCGGAACCCGACTACGAGAGCGTGGGGGAGTTGGGTCTGGGTCGGGAAATGTCTCGTCTTTGAGCAACCTATCGtcatttatcatcatcatcatcatcatcatcatcctcttgTAGACTAGTGGGCGTGTCTGGAGACACTTAGGGTGAATGTCATTGGTACTAATACCCACCTGGTCGTCGCAAATACCTCTGGATGACATATCACTCCACACATGCTGCATTTCAAAGGTGACGCATGAAAAATCTTGAAGAAAATTGGAA
This window of the Phyllopteryx taeniolatus isolate TA_2022b chromosome 21, UOR_Ptae_1.2, whole genome shotgun sequence genome carries:
- the pag1 gene encoding phosphoprotein associated with glycosphingolipid-enriched microdomains 1 is translated as MAPLLTGVWWGPEAAVVGAGGRAAAWLCGAHLVPVVALSALAALVLVSVLLLLCTSCRGQKKAATGHPAGDRVDLMDATSDKETISQSADSPVTDVCVSGSRNGPFTSGTILTDTQASSPQPSEEMASSQSENRSSKCPRGRELPSIPPSSSLVRDAVPPTSGDSTYEVVKDMSTASRDVSVEDSLYETVKDLKDPPKKLRLPNGTASLSPKHAPPPPPPLVNGHAGVPAGSPGTPEYASVDRNKKSRFSADLEAKRRSEVGGVPSPGAKEEPEDMPPPLPEKVLDENDNQPMLMNGHAGPELHNGKTCEYSSVDRTTTGDGSVTCEDKEHDYSSIAELKGLIPAGSSGDLYASVRDVYAQPAGDGADPGYESIRIPKTGGSSNEERKEGIGADGSEPDYESVGELGLGREMSRL